The Ranitomeya imitator isolate aRanImi1 chromosome 3, aRanImi1.pri, whole genome shotgun sequence genome has a window encoding:
- the LOC138669938 gene encoding zinc finger protein 706-like — protein MARGQQKIQSQQKNAKKQAEKKKHGSDQKAAAKAALVFTCPVCRTQMPDPKTFKQHFESKHPKSPMPPELVDVQA, from the exons ATGGCTCGTGGGCAGCAGAAGATCCAGTCTCAGCAGAAGAATGCCAAGAAGCAGgccgagaagaagaagcatggcagTGACCAGAAAGCTGCGGCCAAGGCAGCCCTGGTGTTCACCTGTCCTGTGTGCAGG ACACAGATGCCAGACCCAAAAACGTTTAAGCAGCATTTTGAAAGCAAACACCCTAAGTCTCCCATGCCTCCGGAGCTGGTAGATGTGCAGGCATAA